The genomic region ATTTCAGCAATTAACTCTTCTGGAACAAGCCCCTCGATACTTCCGCCAAATCTAGCTACTTGTTTTACTGCTGATGAACTTACATAAGAATATGCTGATGAAGTCATCATAAATACTGTTTCTATATCTGGATTAAGTTTAGAATTCATAAGAGACATTTGAAATTCATATTCAAAATCTGCTACTGTTCTCAAACCTTTTAAAATTACTTTTGAATTGTGAATTTTTGCAAAATCTACTAAAAGCCCGTCAAAACCCAACACTTCAACATTTTTTAAATCTTTAGTAACCTTTTTTATTAAATTAACTCTTTCTTCTATAGTAAATAAACACTTCTTATCTACATTTACTAAAACTGCCACAATTAGTTTATCATAAATTTTCGCTGCTCTTGTTATTATATCTAAATGGCCATTTGTTATTGGATCAAAACTTCCCGGATAAACTGCTATGTTCATTTTTTTCTCCTTGACTAATCTTCAAATTTATACAAACATACTGTTGTATTTCCATATTTTCTACTTTTTAATAGTCTTATTTTATTGTATCCTTCAAATATTTCTTCTATAGAATCTATCTTAGTAACTATTATTCCATCCTTATGTAACATATTATTTTCTTCTATAATTTTCATTGCTTCAGGAATCATATCTTTACAATAAGGTGGATCAATAAATATTATATCAAAAACTTTTCCCTGTTTATTTAATTTTCTAAGAGCTTCATAAGCATCCATATTTAGCGGAATACAAAAATCTTGAAATTTTAAATTTTCTATATTTTTCTTTAGAATAGGAAAAGTTACACTGCTCTTATCAACTAGGTACACTTCTTTAGCTCCTCTGCTTGCTGTCTCTAATCCAAGGCTGCCAGTTCCAGCAAAAACATCAACAACTACTGCATCCAGGATATACCCTTGAATCATACTAAACATTGCTTCTTTAACTCTGTCTAAGGTAGGTCTAGTTTCTAAAGTCTCAGGAGAAAGTAACTTTTTTCCTTTTGCTTTACCTGCTATTATTCTCATTATTTTTCCTCCTAGTATACATTTTGATTTTATCATAAGAAACAATTATATACAATTTTTTTAATTAAAACAAATATATCTGCTATATCTTTCTATTGTTTTTGATATATTATTACATAAATTCACATCTTCTTTTTCTACAGATTTTATTAAATTATTCGCCTCTAATCTAGCACATTTTAATATATCCATATCCTCATATATATCTGCAAGCAGCAATCCTAATTCACCACTTTGTCTTAAGCCAAACATTTCTCCAGCACCTCTTATTTTTAAATCCTGCTCAGATATATAAAAACCATCTGTTGATTCAGTCATTATCTTCATTCTTTTTTTAGTTCTATCATTTTTGGCTTTACCAATTAATATACAATAAGAATCATAGCTTCCTCTTCCTACTCTTCCCCTTAATTGATGCAATTGAGCCAATCCAAATCTTTCCGAATTTTCTATGATCATAAGAGAAGCATTAGGTACATTTACGCCTACTTCAATAACTGTTGTTGAAATCAATACCTTAGTTTCATTTAACTTAAAGGAATTTATTATCTCATCCTTTTCTTTTGCCTTCATTTTTCCATGTAATATTTGAACAGCAATATCCTTAAATATATCTGATTTCAATTCTTCATAAAGTTTCTCCACTGAATTTAAGGTTAATTTTTCATCTTCTTCAATTAATGGACAAACTATATAAACCTGTCTCCCCTTACTGATTTCTTCCTTTGCAAAACTATAGGCTAAAATCCTATCTTCTTCATTATAAAACTTTGTTTTTATCACCTTTCTTCCTGGTGGTAATTCATCGATAATTGATACATCTAAATCTGAATACATACATAAGGCTAAAGTCCTAGGAATAGGAGTAGCACTCATAACTAAAACATCCGGTCTTTTCCCTTTATTTATGAGCTTATTTCTTTGCTCAACACCAAATCTATGTTGTTCATCTGTAATAGTTAACCCTAAATTTTTAAATTCTACATCTTCTTGTATTAAGGCATGAGTTCCTATTACAATAATATTATCTCCCCTTTGAAGTCTTTCTTTTATCCTTATTTTCTCTTTTTTGCTGCTACTTCCTGTTAATAATTCAACATCAATATTAAAGGGATTTAATAATTTTACTGCTTCCTCATAATGTTGATTAGCTAATATTTCTGTTGGAACCATTAAGGTAGCCTGATAACCATTTTTGACAACATTAAACATTGCTATTAAGGCTATTATTGTTTTCCCGCTTCCAACATCTCCTTGTAGCAATCTATTCATAGGATAAGGACTTTTCTGATCAATAAGAATTTCTCTGACAACCCTTGTTTGAGCATTAGTTAAATTATAGGGTAAAGCTTCTTTTAAATCAGCTAATTCCTTATGCCAATTGAAAGATATTCCATTCTTTTGTTTAATTTTACTTTTTAATAACAGTAATTTCATAGAATATGTAAATAATTCTTGAAACTTAAGCCTTTCTATAGCTCTAAATAATTCTCCTTTTCCCTTTGGAAAATGTATTTCTCTAATTGCGGAATCTAAATCCATTAGATTATACTTAACCAATATTTTTTTTGGAAGATTATCAGATATAATAGTTTTATCTAACACTTGATTAATTAATTTAGGAATTATTTTTTCTGACATATCTCCCTTTAGAGAGTACTTAGGAATAATTTCACTTTCTATAGCATCTTTACATCCCACTATAGGATTAATTACTTCTAAATTATTTCCAGTTTTCTTAAACTTACCTACTAGATCATAAGTTTCATTCATCTTAAATTGATTCTTTATGTACTTTTGATTAAACCACTTTGCCAAAACAATATGATTCTTATAAGCAAACTTTATTGTAGATATAATTTTACCACTTTTTGTTTTAACATCTCTATCAAAACCGATTACTCTACAGGATAAAATATGTTTATTATTTTCATCAATTTCCTCAAACTCACAATTTGACTTTATGTATTCATAATCTCTAGGAAAATATAAAAGTAAATCATAAATTGTAAATATTCCGCATTTATTAAGTTTTTCAGCAAGTTTCGGTCCTACTCCCTTTAAGGTAGAAATCTCCATTGATATATTCATTTATTCACCTCAAATTTAAGTGACATAATAATTTATTAATAAAAGCACAAGCTATAACTTATGTAAATAAATTAGTAACTTGTGCTTGTTATTATTATTCTACTGATATTAAGAAATAATAAAGAGGTTGTGCTCCTCTATAACATTGTACATCTAAATCTTCATATTTATCTTCTATTTTCTTAGTGAAATCTTCTGCTTCCTTTTCTGAAACATCTGCCCCATAGAATATAGTGATAAGCTCACTGTCTTCATCAATCATTTCTGAAAGCACTTCCTCAGCAACATCACAGTAAGAAGTTCCTACCTTCTTTATTTTACCTTCTATAAGACCTAAAATATTTCCTTCTTCTATTTTAATTCCATCTACTTCAGTATCTCTTACAGCATAAGTAATAGATCCTGTTTTAACCATTTCTATAGCTTCTTTTAAATTTTCTACATTCTCTTCTACCTCTGCTTCAGGATTAAACATTGTTAAACATGTTATTCCCTGAGGTATTGTTGTTGTTGGAATTACCCTAATATCTTTATCTGAAATTTCTGCAGCTTGATTTGCAGACATTATTATATTCTTATTATTTGGAAGTACAAAAATATGTTCAGCATTTAATTTGGAAACAGCATCTAATATGTCTTGAGTAGAAGGATTCATTGTTTGACCACCTTCAATTACATGATCTACACCTAAGTCCTTGAATATATTACTGATACCATCTCCCATTGCTACTGATACAAAGGCATATTTTTTCTTTTCTACATCTAAAACTATTTCTTCAGTAAAAATATCATCTTGTTCTACATTAGCCTTTTTATATTCTTCCTTAGTCAAAAGCACTTCTCTATGTTCTTCTCTCATATTATCAATTTTAATTTTTGACAGCTCGCCAAGCTTTACAGCTTTTGATAAAACTAAACCTGGATCATTTGTATGAATATGAACTTTTATTACATCCTCATATCCAACAACTATTTGTGAATCTCCTAGCGGAGTTATTTCATCTCTAAATTGGTTAGCCTTTTCTGCATTTCCCATAATGATGAATTCTGTACAGTATCCAAATTTAATATCTATATCTTCTGTTCCCGATGCTCCAGCAGCTTTAGCACTTGCAGGTTTAACATCTTTAATTTCAGCTTTTATGTCATCTCTCAACGCCTCATACATAGCATTAAATATTATATATAAGCCCATTCCACCAGAGTCAACTACATTTGCCTTCTTAAGAGCTGGTAATAACTCAGGAGTTTTGTCTAACATTTTCTTAGCTTCATCTACAACAAGCTTCATTAAATCTACAATATCTTTTTCATCACTATCAATTGCTCCATCAGCAGCAGCTCTAACAACTGATAAAATTGTACCTTCAGTTGGTCTCATAACTGCTTTATAAGCTGAATTGCTACCTTCTTTTAAAGCTATTGCAAATCCTACCGAATCTACTTCATCTTTATCTGCAAGACCTTTTGAAATACCTCTTAGAATTTGTGAAAGGATTACTCCTGAATTACCTCTTGCTCCCATTAAAGCACCTTTAGCAAGTTTCTTAGAAGTTTCACCAATAGATTTAGAATTTAATCCTTCTATTTCTTTTACCGCAGCCTTAAAAGTTGCAGACATATTAGTGCCTGTATCTCCATCTGGAACAGGGAAAACATTTAAGGAATTCACATATTCACTTTCCTCTAATAATTTATTACTAGCATGAACAACCATATTATAAAAATCATGGCCATTTATTTTATGATATTTCATCTTTTAACCTCCTAGACTCTAACTGCTTGAACATTTACTGTAACAGATGAAACCTTTAATCCAGTAAAGTTTTCCACACTATAACGTACCTTTTGTATAATATTACTTGCTATAACAGAAATTTTTGTTCCGTATTCTACCATAACAAATAATTCTATTATTAATTTATTATCATCAAATTTCAATTTTACGCCCTTACTTAAATTTTCAATTCTCATTAATTCCCATAAACCTTCTGTTGCATTCTTAGAAACCATACCAACTACTCCATAGCATTCCATAGTTGATAATCCAACTATTTTAGCAAGTACCTCTTCAGAGTATTGTATATTTCCAATTTCATTTGAATATCCTACCATACAGAATCCTCCTTTACATTTCCTTACACTATATTTTATATTACTTATTTCCATTATTCAAGTAAATATTATACATATGTATTATATGATAATCTTTGTTACTATATAAATTTTTCTATAATTTAAAAGTTTTATCTTTTTTTCTTCTTTTCTATTGCTTTTATTATGGTAGTTATGTTAAAATCTATTTTGTCCTATTGAAGAGAATTTATCTTCGAAAATAAGGAGGTGTTTTCAAGTGGCAAGAAGATGCGAAGTTTGTGATAAAGGAGTTATTTCAGGATCTCAATACTCCCATTCACATCGTCAATCAAAGAGAACTTGGGCTCCTAACATAAAGAGAGTAAAGGCTTTAGTTAATGGAACACCAAAAACAGTTCATGTATGTACAAGATGCCTTAGATCTGGAAAGGTTCAAAGAGCAATATAGTTCAAATAAAAAATGCAATTGATAACAATTGCATTTTTTATTTTACGAAAATTTCTATGTCCTATCTTTCATATGTAGGTTTACTTTTTCCTTCTAAAAAATTTTATAAAGTTTGATATAAATTTAGGCAGCTTTATAGCAACTATTTTCATTTTTACCTCCTAAAAAACACTTACCTCTTTATATACATTTTATGCAAATAAAAGAAATAAGTGCCTCTTAATTTAATCTTTTGAATATAATATCATTAAAATTCCACTATCAAAAATTAATTCAATATTTTTATCCAGAAATTCATTTGAAGTTGTAATTCCATCTTCTATTTTTAAATTATAATTATTAAGTTCATATTTTGCACCTTTAATAGTTAGATTTTTTACTAATCCAGAATAAGCTTTAAAAGAAACTATTTGACCTTTTTCACCTTTTATTTTTATATTCTCCTTTGCTAAAAATACTTTATTATATTCATCTTCTATTACTACTAATACACCTTTTTCTAGTCCTTGAAGCATAAGTCCTAAATTACTTAAAGTATGATCTAATCTTGTTCCAGTAGCCCCAAGAAAAATTATGTACTTAGCTCCCTTATCAATAGCAAAATCTAAAGCCACCTTACTATCTGTATCATCTTTCTCTCTTTTTAATTTAATTTTTTCTATTCCTAGTTTTTCAAAATAATTTAAAGTTAAAATATCTGCAGAGTCAAAATCCCCTAATATATAATCAGGCTCTATTTTATATTTATATAAAATATCACAGCCCCTATCTACACCAATAATTATATCAGCATCCTCTGATTTCTCTTTTAAAAGCTCGTAACCAGGTGGATTCCCTCCGCTTACTATTAAGGCTTTCATTTTATTCTCCTCTTATAGCTTTTATATTTTCTTCTATATTACCATCTTTAAATATGGCTGAACCTGCAACCAATACATTAGCTCCAGCATTAATAATATCAATTGCATTACTTCTATCTACTCCACCATCAACTTCAATTAATAAATTAGGATTTACCTTCATACTCATTTCTTTAACTTCCTTAATTTTATCTATTGAGTATGGGATAAATTTTTGTCCTCCAAAACCAGGATTTACAGACATTATTAAAACTAAATCTAATTTACATAATATATCTTTTAATACATAAGTCGGCGTCCCTGGATTTAAAGAAACTCCTGCCTTTTTACCCTTTGATTTTATATATTCAATTGCCCTATCAATATGTTTTTCAGCTTCATAATGTATAGTTATTATATCTGCACCTGCATCTATAAAATCATCTAAATATCTTGAAGGACTTTCAATCATTAAATGCACATCAAAAACCTTAGTTGTTTTATTTCTTATTGACTTTATTACAGGTAGTCCAAGGCTAATATTGGGCACAAAGTTTCCATCCATAACATCAATATGAATAAAATCTGCCCCTGCCTTGTCTAATCGTATTACATCATCACCTAATTTTGAAAAGTCTGCTGATAATATTGATGGTGAAATTTTTACCATTTGTTCTTCCTCCTATCTTTTATTTCTTCTAAAACTCTTATATAAAAATTATACCTATATTCATTAATTTTTTCATCCTCTAAGGCCTTTTTTAACTCACAGCCAGGTTCTTTATAATGGAGACATCCCCTATACTTACATTCATTATTATATTCTTTAAATTCAGGAAAACAATATTTTAATTCCTCTTCCTCAATAAAATCAATAGTTATATTTGAAAAGCCAGGACTATCTACTAAAAATCCTTCCTCAATTTCAATTAACTCACTATGTCTAGTTGTATGCTTACCTCTTCCAATTTTTTCAGAAACTTCACCAGTCTTCATATGTGTCCTGTTTAATAGTGTATTTATTAAAGTTGATTTACCTGCTCCAGAAGGACCACATAAGACTGTTACATTGTTCTTTAATCGCTTTTTAAGCAGTTCTATTCCTTCTCCTTTTTTAGCATTAATAAAAAGTACATCATAACCGATAGCCTTTATCTTACTTTCAACTTCTTTCTTTTCCTCTTCACTAGCTAAATCTATTTTATTTAAACATACTACTGCTTTAATATTATTGTATTCACAAATGATTAAAAATCTATTTAACAAATCATAATTTAGATCTGGATTTTTTATTGCAAAAACAACAAAAGCCTGAGTAACATTAGAAACTGTTGGTCTTTCAAGATAAGATTTCCTTTCTTTTATGTCATTTATTACTCCCTTGCCATTAGAAATTTCTATTGTAACATCATCTCCAACTACAGGCTTTAAATCTTTATGTCTAAATATTCCTCTCGCTTTACATTCAATTATACCTTCATTAGTTTTTACATAGTAAAATCCACCAATTCCTTTTACTATTTTTCCTTCCATATTACCTCCAAGATTATATTTTTCTTTTCTATTTATAATAACCAAATTATATAAAAAATTGCAAATAATTTTTATAAAAAAATCAGCCATTGGCTGATTTTTTTATTGTTGTGGTTTATTTTCTTCTTGTTGATTTGTTTCTTTTTGCGTATTAAGTGTTACAGTTCCACCTTCTTTAACTGTTTCTGTGAAAGATACTACTATTGCATCATCATCTTTTGGGCCTTTAATGTCTATTCCTAAACCTGCAACTTCAAGTCTTGCCTTTGCAACTGAAAGAGTCTGTCCTTCGCTTAAACCTATTTCTTTTCGAACATCAATTATTCTCTCTTCAAATTTACCAACAATTATAGTAATTGGAGTACCTTCCTCAACTTTATTGCCTGAAATAGATTGAGATAATATTATACCATCTTCTGCTTTATCATAAGTTGTTTTAGTCTCTACTGTAACAGTTAACTTTAATGCTTGCAAATCTCCTTTTCCATCTTTTTCAGATTTGCCAACAACACTTGGTACTTCAACTAATTTTACTTCCGGTCCTTTGCTAATAATTATTTGAATTGCTGCATCCTTTTTAATTTTTGTTTTGGCTGCTGGATTTTGTCTAATTAAATAACCATATTCTACATCATCACTAAATTCTTCTGTAATAGTATAATTTGAAAAGCCCTGGGTCTCTAAAATATGTTTAATATTAGTGATTTCATAGTTTCTAAAGTCTGGCATATTATAAGTTTCTTCTCCACCAGAAACTACCGCTTTTATACTGGTATTTTTCTTAACTTTAGTACCTTCTTTAGGATCTATACTTAATATTGTATTTTCTTCCTTATCACTAACTTCTGTTTTTATTATTTCTAATCTTAAACCTATTTTCTCTAATTCCTTAACTGCATCTTCTGACTTTAATCCAACGAGCTTAGGAACCTCTACTTCACTATTTCCTCCTCCAACAGCTAAATAATAACCAACAAATAAAAGAAGAATTACTCCTAATATGGAACCTATTGTTATAAAAACCTTCTTTTTAACATTTTTCTTCTTCTTTGGCTTTTCTTTTAAATCTTCATCATATTCTTCATCATATTCTTCATCATCATAATAGTCATCATCTTCATTAGTATCCTCTTGGATATAGTTTTCTTTTTCTTTATTTTGGTTTTTCCCTAAAATAGGTGACATAACTATTGTTCTTTCATCATTTTGCTCTTTGTTATCACCAATAATAACATCTGGATTTTCTTTTATTTTATTTAAATCTTGAATTAGTTCCTTTGCATTTATATATCTTTTTATTGGTTCTTTTTGAATAGCTTTTAATATCAAGTTATTTAAACTTGACGGAATTGATGAATTTAAATTCTTCGGAGGTATAGGATCTTCTTGTATATGTTTTAAAGCTACGGTAACTGGTGAATCTCCCTCAAAAGGTAAAACTCCAGTAACCATTTCATATAGTACTACTCCAAGAGAATAAATATCAGTTCTAAAATCTATATATGTTCCTCTGGCTTGTTCTGGTGAAAGATAGTGTGCTGATCCAATAACACTAGTGGTATTTGTTATTGTTTGTGAATCTACTGATTTTGCTATTCCAAAATCGGTAACCTTTATTTCCCCTGATTCAGTAACCAAGATATTTTGTGGCTTTATATCCCTATGAATTATGTTATTTCTATGAGCACAATCTAAAGCTTTAGCAATTTGCAATGCAATGTTTATTGCTGTAGTATATGACAGTTTTCCGTTAAATTTAATTAAATCCTTTAAAGTTTTTCCATTAATATATTCCATTACTATATAATCTATAGTATCTTGAGTGCCAACATCTAAAATATTAACTATATTTGCATCTGATAGGTTAGCAATAGCTGTAGCTTCTTTTTTAAATTTCTGCGAAATTTCCTCATTATCTGCAAATTGCTTTTTAAGTACTTTAACTGCAACAAATCTATTTAATTTATGACACTTAGCCTTATATACTTCAGACATGCCCCCTTCGCCTATTTTTTCTAGGATCTCATATCTTCCACCAAGAATTACTCCTATCATATTACACCTCTCCTCCAACTAACATTACAGTTATATTATCTCTTCCACCATTTTTCTTTGCTAAGCTTACAAGATTTTCACATATATTTTGTAAGTCTCCATCCTTTGCTAATTCCTTAGATATTTCATCTAAACTTACTTCATTAGTTAATCCATCAGTACATAATATAAATAAATTATATTGTAACTTATCAATATCAAAAATATCTATATCTACTTTTTTATCTGTTCCAATAGCTCTTGTAATTATATTTTTATTCGGATGATTTTCTGCCTCTTCCTTTGAAATACTACCGGAATCAAGAAGTTCTTGTACTAAAGAATGATCCTTTGTTATTTTGTAAATTTCTTTATCCTTAATTCCAAAACAAGCACTATCTCCAACATTAGCAACCTGAATAAATTCTTCAGTTATATAGCAAGCCACTACTGTTGTCCCCATACCATTGTAGGTTGAATCTTTATAAGCTAAATCATAGACCTGTTTATTTGCATATTCTATTGCAGATCTTAAAAGTTCTTTATCTTTTCCATTTTTATAATTATTTTTTATATATTCTACTAGAGCCTCACCAGCTGTTTTGCTAGCAACTTCCCCAGCATTATGTCCGCCCATTCCATCAGCAACAACATAAATTTTAAAATCTTTGTTCTCATAAAATTCAAAATAATCCTCATTTAAGCTTCTTATATTACCTAAATCAGTTTTTACACCAACCATACATCCCACTCCCTTAATCTCTACCTTCTAAGTATTTTCTCCTTAACTGACCGCAAGCAGCATCAATGTCACTACCCATTTCTCTTCTTACTGTTACTTCAATTTTATATTTATTAAGGGTTCTTTCAAATTCTTCAATAGTTTTCTTTGAAGGTCTTCTTAATGTATTTTCTTTAATTTCATTCACTGGAATAAGATTTACATGACATAACCTTCCTTTTAATAATTGTGACAATTCAATAGCATCTTCTACACTGTCATTTATCCCTGAAACTAGAGAATACTCAAAGGTTATACGTCTTTTTGTTTTTTCTATGTAATAATCACAGGCTTTTAATATTTCGTCTATAGAATATTTTTTAGCTATTGGCATAATCTCTCTTCTTCTTTTATCATTTGATGCATGTAAAGAAATAGCAAGGGTAATACTATATCCTTTATCAGCCAACTCATATATTTTAGGTACCAACCCACAAGTTGATAAGGTTATGTGCCTTTGTCCAATATTTAATCCATAATCTGCGTTTACTAATTCTATAAACTTTGTAACATTATCAAAATTATCGAGGGGCTCTCCACTACCCATTAAAACAATATTTGATATTCTTTCACCAATTGTCTCTTGAGCTAAAAGAACCTCTGCAAGCATTTCACCAGCTGTAAGATTTCTAATTCTACCCTCTAATGTAGATGCACAAAATTTACAACCCATTCTACATCCTACCTGAGTAGATATACAAATTGAATTTCCATGTTTATATTTCATTACTACGCTTTCAATAATATTACCATCATTAAAAGCAAATAAAAATTTAG from Clostridium isatidis harbors:
- the rlmN gene encoding 23S rRNA (adenine(2503)-C(2))-methyltransferase RlmN, with protein sequence MDNILNYSLEELSNWMKENKESAFRSKQVFSWIYKGVWKFEDMKNLPKTTIEKLNNSFSIEKPKIVHKYESKLDKTTKFLFAFNDGNIIESVVMKYKHGNSICISTQVGCRMGCKFCASTLEGRIRNLTAGEMLAEVLLAQETIGERISNIVLMGSGEPLDNFDNVTKFIELVNADYGLNIGQRHITLSTCGLVPKIYELADKGYSITLAISLHASNDKRRREIMPIAKKYSIDEILKACDYYIEKTKRRITFEYSLVSGINDSVEDAIELSQLLKGRLCHVNLIPVNEIKENTLRRPSKKTIEEFERTLNKYKIEVTVRREMGSDIDAACGQLRRKYLEGRD